Proteins found in one Gammaproteobacteria bacterium genomic segment:
- a CDS encoding RNA polymerase sigma factor yields the protein MSKSPMFLEHNNEGIVLKVTQDQRLELADFYRAVEQRAFRMAMIETRHRGDALDLVQDAMEALMKNYLARPCEEWRPLFYRILQNKIKDWHRWGMVRAKLHWPKTEMESDEDWLNSQVASTEHTPEQQLTSEMTMEKLQQALSQLSLRQRQTFLLRVWEGFSVNETANIMKCSSGSVKTHLSRALQTLQKLLEDVG from the coding sequence CTAGAACATAATAATGAGGGAATCGTACTGAAGGTTACACAAGATCAACGCCTGGAACTAGCTGATTTCTACCGTGCTGTTGAGCAGCGGGCTTTTCGTATGGCAATGATAGAAACACGCCATCGTGGTGATGCGCTTGATCTAGTGCAAGATGCCATGGAGGCGTTAATGAAGAATTATTTGGCTAGACCTTGTGAAGAATGGCGGCCATTGTTCTATCGAATATTGCAAAATAAAATCAAAGATTGGCATCGATGGGGCATGGTCCGAGCAAAATTGCATTGGCCTAAAACTGAGATGGAATCAGATGAGGATTGGCTAAACTCACAAGTTGCCAGTACAGAACACACGCCTGAGCAACAGTTGACTAGTGAGATGACCATGGAAAAATTACAACAGGCACTAAGTCAGTTATCACTTAGACAAAGACAAACATTTTTGTTGCGTGTCTGGGAGGGCTTTAGTGTGAATGAAACAGCAAATATTATGAAGTGTTCATCTGGAAGTGTTAAAACACATTTGTCACGTGCTTTGCAAACATTACAAAAACTATTGGAAGACGTAGGATGA